Below is a genomic region from Miscanthus floridulus cultivar M001 chromosome 1, ASM1932011v1, whole genome shotgun sequence.
CATAGAGCCAGGCCATAACCACAAGATAACCACACATAAGAAACCTATTAAGATAACTAAAGATTTTATCCAAATGTATATTGCCCAGATTTAATTTGTATACTCCACATAACTAAAGATTCTTGTATACTATTCACCAGGTGCACTGTTTGCTATACTCAATCATGCGCCAAACAACAAAACACTCGGGATTTTACAGGTTGATGATATTACTATTTACTAACCATTGCCCATGGAGTTACGTTGAAAGGACAAGTTTGATTgtccacaatccaacattttaaaataatatattttgGCCATTTTGCAGGGCTTTGCTACTGGACTCATGCTGAGCATGTCTTTCTTtgacttggcttatgatgctgtcAATGCCATTGGTTTTCTGAGAGGAAACCTTTGGGTAAGAAAAGCAAGATATGCTGTTGGGCATTTGTAAAATCTTTCTAAACATTTTGACATGTTGGTTGCAGTTTTTTGCTGGAGCACTGCTGTTTTCAACAATTGCAGACATTTTCCCTGAGCCAGATTGCAGTATGGCAGATGAAAATGACAAACAGGTATAGCTTCCATCGACTTGGTTCAGTAGTCAATCGGTAACATTTTAATGTGAAAACTAACATAGCAATTATTCCCCGCTCTATATTTCATTTAAAAAATAAGGCTGGTGACAACAGAGCAGGAAAGGAACTTATGATGAGACATCGCCGAAGAGTTATATTTAGCGTAGTTGTCACAGCAATTGGTAAGCCCTAAACATGCCTAAACTAGTTTTGTGGCTTTATACATAATAGATTCTTATAAAAATATTTGTATATTCATGTTGATGTTGGTATACAACGGAGTTTTATTGATATCTATAGATTTATTATTCAATATTTAACTAACTGCTATGAAACCATGTGAGTTCTAGGTGAATTACCATCAATAAGCATCATATTTATTTGTGTTGATGCCTTTGTATACAGCAGTTTATGAGTTTTATCAATATCCACAGATTAATTATACAACCTTTTCACTTACTGATATGAAAAAAGGAAATTGATGAAAGTAACCATACAATGTGACTACCTTTCCGTCAATGCCTCGGGGGAGGTATTACCCCTAGGGCTTGAGTTTTTAATATGCAATATGCATATAATCATGAATGATATGCATCTTCCTACAACTACAAGTTTAATTGGTTCAATGATTGCCTTGAAAAAAAATTTCAGTTGCTGGTGTGAGTTTGCAAAACTTCCCTGTGGGCACTGCTGCATTTCTCGGAACAACAAAGGTATTGTTCATTGTTTCCTGTCTAGCTAACTTAATCTTTGTTTTCACAATCTCAAGGTTGTAACTTAATAGTGAATATCAAATATTGTATATCTAACTAGTCTTATCTACATATCAGGGCTTCCGTGTTGGTTTGAACTTGGCCCTTGCTATAGCACTACACTACATTCCAGAGGTAATTTACTCTAGACTGGCTTTTGTGTGGAACTGACAATGTGTAACAAAATTGTCACTTCACACATTCCCATGCCTGCCCACAACCTTTAGCTTTTGCTGGATATTGGTGAAACTTTATTCTCATTTTAAAGTGCAAACATAGAAGTAGACCCCCCCTGCATTTTATGACTACAAAACATTTTAGTAATAACTTGTTAGTTACAATGTAATAAATTTAAACAAATAGTTATATAGGCAGTAGCATATTTCTTTCCAACACACAATTTAGTTCACAACATAGATCAAATGTGCTAATACCTACCTGTTGCTTTCATTCATCCCCAGGGTATTTCAGTAGCTCTCCCAGCGTACTTTGCCACTTGCAGGTACTATGTAACTTTTTTTATAGAAGAAATATGACCCCTTCATTTTTGAATATGTTATACCAAAGTGTTGAATCCCATTCTATCAAATAACAACCACTAAGGGCACTAACATGATTGGTGTACTTATTTtgtaaacaaaataaactatatttAAACTTTCAGTAATACTTAGTTTCCATGTCTCTGGTGCAGCAAATGGCAAGCCTTCAAATTAGCAACATTATCTGGTTTTGCAGAGCCACTAGGTGTGATTATTGTGGGTAAGTTGACTTTTTAATAGTGGTCACAATCTAATTGAGCTATTAAGGTTTGAAAATGGATTATCGGTACATTCAGGATGGAAGATCAATTGCTCAAATCATATTGATGCAACAGATGCAATAAAAAATTTACTAATTATCTGTAGCAGTCCCCTTGCTATGCATTAGTGAATGGAAGTAAATTCAATGTTAAGTTAATATACATGAGGAACTAATTTTCGTTGGTTGAACTACTGTTTGGAAGTATAATTACTATTGGTGTGATACTGAACTTGTAAATACATGGTTAGTTCGATCGATTGGCATGTGTTCTTGTGATTGGAGGGTGTGGGTTTGATTACTCTGTGACACACAATTATTCTGCtactttttcttaaaaaaaaacctGAAGCAATATTGGGCTTAGGTTACTTGTGTTACATGGGCTGTGGGCTTAGGTTCCTTGTGTTTCATGTGCTGGACCTGGGCTGCAGCCTATCCAGCCTAGCCacactttaaaaaaaaaaacagaagcaATATTGGGCTTAGGTTCGTTGTGTTTTATGGGCTGGACCTAGACCGCAGCCTATAAACTTAGAAATAATTATTTTAGTATTTGTCATCATTAGAAATGGAAAACAGAAAAAAGGGTAAGTTTGGTTTCAAAGGTTAAGACTTTGCAAAGAGCATGATGTCATGATTGAAAAGTAGTTGAGTTCATAGAGTTATTTATATTGTACCTCAAAGCAATGCATGTGAAacgaagattttttttttgtagcaTACCTATTCCCAAGCAACTTGAATCCTGAAATATTGGAAGGTCTACTTGGATTAGGTAACTGTAATTACTATATAAAAACCATTCCTTTCAATTAGGTAAAAGTATTCACTCAAttgatatttttcttcttttttacagTGGGAGGAGTGATGGCTTTTCTAACACTGTATGAAATGCTACCACAAGCATTTGAATATGCTGGACGCAAGGATGCTGTTAAAGCAGTATTTGTTGGTATGGCCTTTATGTCTATGAGGTGCGTTATGCTCTTACTAAAAGGATTAAGAAATATTCACACATCTCAAAGTTGCATGTACATGAGAGAGTGCAATTTGATTAACCTGATAAACATACTAATTCTATATATATCACTTGTTTTGTAGCTTGTATTTTCTAGATGCTAGCCTCCCAAAGGAGATGAGCGCATAGCATAATTTGCGCCTAAACCAGTCAATGTAATGGCCAAGAAAATTTCATCATGGGTGCTGCAACAAGGTACTGTTTCATATAACTGTCACCCTTTTTGTTATAAGGGGATGTACAtaccattattattattatttttcataAAAGATATGAAGTTTTGACTTTACCAGAAAAAAAATATTCGATCTTTAAAATGTAGAGCCATAGACACATGGTTTTCGCATAGACAAAGACCCATTGGTTTCATGTTTGAAACAACATTGAAACTCTGAATAATGCATGTATGTATCTACTATAATATTTCACTTTAGGCCGCTGTGATTGTGACTAATATTAGCTAATCCTAGGATCTCGCAAAATTGTTAGTTTGAGATATCTTACTGTACTTTTAGAAGTGAAAGAAAATTAACTTGTATCTCAAGTGTTTTCATATCTATCTTTTCAACAAACTAAACTAtgcaaacaacaacaaaaaatactTCTGTGGAAAAAGTCATAGCATAGACTTAATTTATTatttaatactccctccatccccaaTAAATAAATCAATTCTTAGAGTTATTTTAAATCAAACTTTTTTAAATTTGACCATTTTCAGAAAAGAGCGCCATAGaaccaaattagtatcattagatacactataaaatatattttcataatgtactcatttggtgtcataaatatttaCTCTTTTCTAAAAATTTGGTCATAAAAAATTGACTTAAGACACCTTTAAGAATTGATTTTATTTACAAATGGAGGAACTAATAACAGATAGTCAGATACTATCTATGCATTTTCCAGTTTCAAAAATATTTCCCACAGATCTACACTCTAGGGAAAATAGAAATTTCTTTCAAAAATTTTGACCAGTCGAACTTTCATATTATGTACAGGTACGGTGTTGGTGGGAAGGATGTGCATACAGTCCGAAATCATGATTAATATGAGACGTGTTCAGCAACAGTAGGACAACACAATGACTGGCAGATCAGGGCTTTTTATCAATGTCCATGGGGGATATGTGACCACAATGActgcaacacaatcatatttatcaAGAAAAGAAGTATCAAAAGGCACAGGCTAACAACATATCATGTACATAGAGGTCAAAACTGTATATATTGAAGAAAGTAGCTAGGCATGTACAAACCACTAATATGATGTAAAGTAATAGAAATAAACATTACATACATGATAAATGATTGACTGACATGTCTGGAGAACCATGATTTGCATTGAACACTCCTAGGCTGAAATAGACTTTACTCTTTTTAAACTGGCTATAAGTTCTGGGGCAAATAGACTTTACTCTTTTTAATCTGGCTATAATAAATTCAATTTACTCGTGTCCGGAGTGCATCCGTCATAACGTCTGGACCTTTacttatacacacacacacacactgcgGAGTCTATCCCCTCTTGCGACtatctagtagtagtagtagtctagtagatgGCACATCAGTGAGAGAGGTGACTACCGATAGTGCCTAAGAGCAAACAGAAAAACGCTTCAAGAATGGAAGGCATCAAGAGAATAGATGCAAGAGAGTGACTAGTGTTCTTCATTCGTGCTACGGATGCGTTCACACAGGGTGCTGAAGCAAGCACGAATCAGCCAGTCGGATGAACATAGATGTCTGGAGAGGCAGACTTCCTTGCTCAGGTAGCACCAAAGAAGACATGCCGCTTATGAACTAGGCATGTCCTTTCAGACCCAGGCCGGCTTGCAAGAAGCTAGTCGGCAAATTCTGTGGCGAGCAAAGTGCATGGCCAGCCCCTAAACTTGTTCGGGGTGTGTCAAGTCAGTCGATGAACTCTCAAAACAACTACTTAAGTCCATAATCTATGTTTTTATGTCATTTAGGCCCAATCCGCTGCTGACCCCGTGGACACCGTCATCTCGTATTGTAATTAGCCCCTTCCGTACGTCAAACAAATCAGCCCCCTTCCCAAACTATTCTCCGTCCTTTCCTGTCTGTTCGTGCTCCTCGACGGAGGGCGGTGAGGGCATCGAGGGGGCTGCGGCTGGAGGATCGGTGGCGAGTTGGGGCTGTTCATGCTAGGAGCAAGAGACGTCGGAAGAAAGCAATCACACTGGAGCCATCTTCCATCGCAAGATCAAAGGATGGTGGCAATGTTGCGGCCGAAAGGGGCACCTCCCCCGGTGTACGGTGAGTGATCGGTGCCTCCTCTCATCGAATCGTTGGATTTTGTAGGCTAAGATGTTGCACATGAGGTAGAAAGGCAAGACTTTGCCATGTCTGGTCATCGATTTGGAACAAAAGTTTAGGGTTTCGTCATTTTTGTTCTTCACTGCAGGGCACCTTATTTGGTCTATTTCTTGTTCAAGTTGTAGGTGGTTGTAGGGACAAATTCACAATTGAGATTCACCATGGTGGTCTTTTCGTTGGTTCGGGGCATCTTAAATCATACATCGATGAAAGGGTGTCTTGGTTTGATCGTGTAGAGGAAGATACATTCTCTCCTTTGTGGTTTCCGAACTTTGCACAACTGCTAGGCTACCAGAGCAATGAAGACTTGAAGGTACATTGGCTGCCACCAGGGAAGACATTAGCAGATGGTCTTCGTCTCATAGTTTTAGATACTGACACCAATGTAATGGCAATATGTGCAGAGGATGTCAAAAATCggatagtatattttgttcatgaGGATATGTTCAGGGAAGTTGATTGGTATGATGTTGTTGCAAATCCAGTGACTGAATTGCCAAAGGTCATCAGCCCAAGCAAAGTGCAGAATGTGGAGAAGAATCCTAAAGAAAAGTTGCCTGTTTTCTACATAAATTTGGATAACATAAGGGTGGATCAAGCTgttgatagtgaagatgatgtGCTGTGGGACAGTGATAATGAGATAGAAGAGGGAGATGTAGATTTGTTTGATGACCTTGTAACTTCTCATGTACAAGTTAAAGACCATAAGAAAGCCAAAGGCAACAAACTGAAGACACTGGAGATATCTAGACCTGTACAgggaagtgatgaagatgatacaGATGAAGGTTTGGACCTTCCAGAATCAGATGGGGAAGGTGATGTGAGACTAAGGTTTTCATCTTTCAGTGAGGAGGATATGCAAAATCCAGCCTTTCAGGTTGGCTTAGTGTTTGCAGATCTCTAGAAGCTTAGAGATGCCATCACTGAGTATAGTGTTAGGAATAGAGTTGAAATTAAGATGCCAAGGAATAAGAAGGCAAGGTTAAAGGCTCAATgtgtgtcacacccgattttaaggataaaatgggatgcataatcttatatgctcctagagatcagtcacacacataagtcgacaaattataaatagtaacatcacaagtgtttattacatcacgtataataggacagagtcttcacataaatacagcggaagtataaagaaaaaaatctctcgcggaagctccatatcacagggacgtcaactagttgaccacaagtctagtaatccttaggaAAGTCATTATTATCATAgctatctgttacccatctaggatttttatccaaataatgaaactaaacaagcataagtacatgtcgtactcaacaagtgtaacatggggttcataaggcacaaaaggcttgacacatgtttaacaacattcagcttttaattgtcataattttagcataagagtagcaacaagttattttaattcccgaagtaaaacacatgatcagtgtaaacaagaataatgaatagcataaacggataattcttagtgatcatctattccgtaaatgttccaaggccgcttgtgaccgtgagcatggctgatataccagttttacactctgcagaggttatacactttcactgtgagtcatgattcccatataccccggttaattactcccaaaacacttccaaggtgaggaggcatgggtcactatgaagcctttcaaaggttcatctaataagttagggccattagattcactcggcaaacagatataggaattacctgtcgaatggcacaattccatcacggctatacacataagagtagaggctgtcctatacccaattcggcaacccattcttacgccaataaaggtaacctctaaatagctagaaaaggtcctcatgctaagctaaagccagagccatgtagccctcatagctgtactgtaagtcccggatgatcacttacatataagtccttagggagaggaatctgaagcatttagaaagtaccTAAATACTCCAGctccctatttccaagttgctaaaaagtcatattttaatatttattgcatattccattagtcaagttacaagatcatggtttaattgagcactagcaaagctacccaatgcatatcccataggagacaaggtataagttcaattctagggaatccctatcaaggtgacacatgcaaatctaaattaaatgtattaaagttgataggaaacaaggatgatcccatgctatacttgccttaaacaaagTGCTCCTTCTGTTCCTAcacatcaaagtagtactcttgatcacccacgaattgctcactgtctatactcgataaccacaacaacaaacaagcatccagaagctATCATGCAAAGCgaacaaaggctatagattagaacagtacaccaatcagcataaaagtcaagatgaaaagtttgtaaaatgaatctatgtctcactacgaacacacagacgtgaagatcatgaaaatcggagttaaaacaaaaaagttacgaattaaacaagatttcctttattaaaataatagattaaatctaaccttgaattttaaaagttgaaaacatgcttaacagtagtatgaacatgtagattactcaatcacgaacctaacacaacttgaacggattaAATCGgggttaaaacgaagattttatggctaaaacaagattagtggcaaaattgtaaatagatgaaaacgtattttgaatttAATCCAAAAGAAATTATGctttaaaaaaaagaagaaggcgAATTCTGTGATTGCGCTTTGGACTGTGGGTTCTATAATTAAAAAcccgaggggctctttagaaaataAGTCAGGCGAAGGGGCACGGGTGAATCTGGACCATTGGATTGAATCTGGACGACTCAGATTAGATGgggcagagagagagagcgcgattGTTGGAGAAGAAGGCATATGCGGCAGCTGCCATGAACGGCGGTGAGGAAGCTCACCGATGAACCAATTTAGGCCCTACGGACCACCACAGAGCAAAGCGAGGgcacggggagaaagaggagaTGACGACAAACTCACCTAGATGGAATACCAAGGCGGGGTACCGACGACGACGCACAGCGGCTACGCAGAACCGACGACGGCGATGAAGCTTAGGGTTGCGGCTTTGCTGCGGCTCAGAGCGAGGGCGGTGGCTTCGATGTGACTGGATGGAGGTGGCGGGTGCATAGGGGCGCTATTTAAGGGGGAGCCTTGCGTGGGGCGCACGCTAGGATGTGATGTGGCGAAGGTGGACTCGGCGGTGAGAGCAGTGTCCATGCCGGACATGAGTTGGAGGAAGGAGACGATGCCAATCGGTGGGCCTTGTGTGTCAGCAGATGACAGCACGGGGTAGGGCGGTCAGCCAAACAAAGAAGGagagggtgaaagctctagtttggttttggtgaattgatgaaaccctaagtgctaacctagtttatcaagtgatcatgacataggtagcacacttcaagtagaagaagctaatgaagatcatagcatgacaatggtgatggcatggcgatgatcaagggcttaaacttgaaatgaagaaagagaaaaacaaaaagctcaaggcaaaggtataaaccataggagctattttgttttaagtgatcaagacacttagagagtgtgatcacattcaggtttgatagccgtactattaagaggggtgaaactcgtatcggaatgcggttatcaaagtgccactagatgctctaactcattgcatatgcatttaggatctagtggagtgctaacacccttgaaaatatttgtgaaaatatgctaacacatgtgcacaaggtgtttgcagggttgagatgggtttgggtccctctctccctcctgccaatcgtggtgattgtgaagggttcttgacctttccccggcgaagcgccaaaaggtactctagtgaattgctcgtggcttgtgtgatcctcatcttgtgttggttgtgcggcaccctattg
It encodes:
- the LOC136477929 gene encoding zinc transporter ZTP29-like — encoded protein: MDPKVSVALTLSLVGGLSTSLGALFAILNHAPNNKTLGILQGFATGLMLSMSFFDLAYDAVNAIGFLRGNLWFFAGALLFSTIADIFPEPDCSMADENDKQAGDNRAGKELMMRHRRRVIFSVVVTAIVAGVSLQNFPVGTAAFLGTTKGFRVGLNLALAIALHYIPEGISVALPAYFATCSKWQAFKLATLSGFAEPLGVIIVAYLFPSNLNPEILEGLLGLVGGVMAFLTLYEMLPQAFEYAGRKDAVKAVFVGMAFMSMSLYFLDASLPKEMSA